The Acidobacteriota bacterium genome segment AGCGGGCTTTGACCGCCCAATCCCGGCCGAGACGGCGGGCGAACTCCACGAGAATTCGGGACAGAACGTTGGGGCGGATGCCGGAGGCGATTTCGAAGGGCTGGCTTCTCTGTTCATGTTCGAAAACCCAGTTGTCCGGATGATGAAGTTCGGCGTCGGTCGGGTTCATTCCGCCTTTCCAGCGGTAGGTGCGGAAACTCAGCCCGGCGCCCGAATTCAGAATGCCCAGCGGCATCGTGGTGATAAGGTCGGAAAAACGGCCCCAACCGATTTTCAGAACATTGACGCCGTCTCCCGTCAGATCGGCGGCCAGGGTGAACCGCGGCGAAAGGAAATCGCTGAAACCCCATGACCAGAGTTTTTCGCCGTTATGATCCCGGCAGAGCTGGGTCTGGGAACGGACGCCGGCCATCACCGTGAAGCGTCCCGCCGTAACCTTGTCCTTGAAGAAAAATCCCAATCCGCGGGCTGAGTTCACGAGATCGACCGGGCCGTACTCATAGAAAAAACTGGGAACGACGAACCCTTCCCGCCGGGAGAGAAAATAGTATTTCGTACCGGCGTCGAAGCCGTTTCCCGGAAAGAGATCCTGGGCCTGCCCCGTGAAATCCACGGCGAAGCGCGAGGAAAAATCGTAATATTCCAGGCCCAGGCTCAGCTCATGGCGGCCGAATGTCTCAGTCTCCGCATGGTGTGTCAGGCGGACGTTCGCGTCGGTGCGGCGCTCGTTGTCGATGACGCGGCCGTAGGAGTTGTTGAGATTCCGGGCCAGGTCTTCGACAAAGTATTGGGCCGGCCCGAGATCTCTGTCTTCGGGTTCGGTCTTGGTGTTGCGGCGGACACGGCCCAGGCCGGCCTCGACGAACGTCGTCGGAGACAGAATGCTCTTGGTGTTCAGGCGGAGGACGAGATCGGAAAAAGTTTTGACGTCGAAAAGTTCCGGAACGCCTGTTCCGCCTTTATGCCTGAGGGTGGTGTTGAAAGCCGAGGTCAGGGAAACGGTGTGGCCGCTCGCCGGGGAAAAGGTCAGCTTGGAGAACAGGTTGTTCGTTGTTGTCGAAAGACGCCCCTCGGGAATGAAGAGATAGTCGTAGATTCCGTCGCGCGTTTCCTCGATGTTGGTGTAGGAGTTGTTCGAGAGAAAAAGCCACAGCTTGTCCCGAACGATCGGTCCGCCTGCATTGGCGTACATGTTGGCGTTCGAGAAGCGGTCCGGCTCGCTGAAAACGGACAACTGCTCCCGCCGTCCGGCCTGGAGGGATTTGTCCGTGAAGACGAGGGCCAGGTCGCCCCGCCAGTCGTTGCCGCCGCTTTTGGTGACCATGTTGATGATGCCGCCGAAGGCCGAGGCGTATTCCGGGCTGAAGGGATCGGAGATGACCTGGATTTCCTCGACGGCGTCCATGTTGAGGGGAACGCCCGAATTGCGGAGCCGGACGCCGCTTATGGCCAGCCCGTCGATGATCCAGGTGTTGCCTTCCTCGCCTTCGCCCCGGAAACTCGGCTGCCCTTCGATCGCCCGGCCGCGCCGCGTGTTGTAGCGGATGCCCATGGCCCCGGGGGCATGCTTGATGGCGTCGATGACCGTTCTGTTTTGCGCCGGGAGCCGTTCGATATCCCGCCGGGTGATGGAATAGCTGGTGTCCGAGGACGTTTTATCGATCAGGGGCGGGGCCGCCGTGACGACGATGTCCTTGCGGGTTTCGGAGTAAGCCAGAACGGCTTTCAGGCTGGTCACGGCGCCCAGCCGGACGATGACGTCCTTTTGGATGAGCGTGTCGAATCCTTCGAGCCGGTACGTCAGCGTGTAGGCGCCGACGGGAAGAAGAGGCAGCCGGAAATCGCCGGACCGGCCGGATACGACCGAACGGGATCCCTGGAGGTTCGGACTTGAAGCGGTGACCTCGACGCCGGGCAGCGGGTGCCCGGCGTCTTCGACGACGCGGCCCTGGATTTCTCCCGTTTGGCCGGCCGTCGCGGCGGTATTGGCCGCCAGGAGGGCGAGAAGGACGCAGGTTGCGAAGCGAAAATTTCCGGACATGGGACATCCTTTCCCTGAGTAAATGTCGCAGGGCTATTGTCTACGCAATCGGCGAAAGAATCAACAGCGAACGAAGGCCCCGCCGAACGGATTGCGACGGGTTGAAGATTGTTCTAAAATAACATCCCCCCGAACCCGAAGAGTGGAAACGATCAAGTGCGATCAGCGAATCAAATAGCCCGGAGGGATCCATGACACGATATGCCGTCGGAATCGACCTCGGAGGAACCAAGGTCGAAGCCTGCCTCGTCGATGAGACCCGGAAGGTCTTGGACCGGCGCAGAATCCCCTCGGAGCCCCATTTCGGAAAAGACCGGGTGGTGACAAATATTCTGAAGATGGTCGATGCCGTCGCCGAGGGCAAAGCCTATGAAGCGGTGGGGATCGGAACCCCGGGCACCTATCATCCCGGCGACGACATCATGTATGGAGCGCCCCATACGCCGCTTTATGAAAATCCCGGCCTGATCAGCCTGTTGAAAAGCCGGATGGGTGTTCCGCTTGTCGTCGAGAACGACGCCAACTGCCTGGCCCTGGCCGAATATTATGCCCAATGCCGGGACCGGTATCGATCGATCATGGCCGTCATCCTGGGAACGGGCATGGGGTCGGGTCTCATTCTCGACGGCAGATTGTACCGCGGCCCTTGCGGTAATGCCGGGGAGATCGGCCATATGTCCGTCGATTATCGCGGCCGGGCCTGCGGCTGCGGCCGGACCGGCTGCGCCGAAGCCTATCTTTCGGGCCCGAGTCACAGCCGCCGGTTCCGTGAACTCTCCGGAGATGCTTTGGATCCCCGGGACATCGTCCGGCGATGGGAAGAAGGGGATGAGAAAGCCGAGGCGCTTTTCGAGGAAAGCTGCCGGATCATGGCGGAGGTTTTCGCCGACTGTGTCAATGTCCTGGATCTCGAGGCCATCGTCCTCGGAGGGGGGGTCTCCAACATTTCCCTCTGGTATGACCGTGTTCCGGAGCTCATGGAAGCCCGGATCTTCGGGATTCCGGGCCGCCGGCCCCCGCTCCTCAAGGCCGTTCTCGGCGACTCGGCCGGGGTGATCGGCGCCGCTTACCTGGCTCTTCGGGAAATGAGTCTGCTCGATTTCTGAAGGCTTTTCAGTCTTCCTGCCATCCCCAGGGCAGAGGCGGCGGGGGAACCGGTTTGGTCAGATCGAAATCGACCCGGAATTCCCGGCCCTCGCGGGTCAGGCGGTAGGTATAGGTTTTCCCGGGATAGATGTAGATAAACCAGGTGTTGTCGACGGATTGCGGGATGCCGGTCCTGACGAAAAGTTCCTTGGAGTACTGATCGGCCGGAAAGGCCTGGGCGTTGGGCCAGCCGGCGTCGACGGTGTGCCCGCCGTACATCGTCGTTTCGTCGTCGCTGCCGTCCTCATGGCGATGGTCGTGCTTGAGCTGCAGACCGGAACCTGTTTTGGTGATGATCCAGGTGCGGGACCGGTCTTCCCCGACATGGAAGGGGATGTGCAGGACGTTTTTGGAACACTTCCAGACGTGCATGACCAGCCTGTGATCGGAAAAGGCCCGGTCGCCTTCATTGCCGACGGTCACCTTTCCTTCAAAGGCCTGCCCGCACAACGCAGCCAAATGATCGAAAAAGGCATCGTGGGCGGCGATGGAAACGGTGTTGTCCCGGCCGGAGATGAGCCAGGCCGGAACCAGAATCAAAGCCGCGATCGGAAGAAAAATGAGTTTTTTCATCGGGACCTCCCTCCGGAATTATAAAGGGAAAAGATGTGGGATTCCAGCGAAATCCGACTCAGTCCACCCGCCCGGCTATCCAATCGGCGATGTCATCGATAACCGCCTCGGCCACGTGGCCGGCGACGTAGAGGTATTCGTTGGGAGTGATCAGGCCTTCCCCTTCCATGAACAGATGGTTGGCTTTCGGATAGAGTTTGAAGGCTGTTTTTCGGCGTCCCTCCAGGCCGGTTTTCCAATTCTCGAAATCCTGCTTTGTGACCTGGTAGTCGCGGCCGCCCTGGAGAATGAACAGGGGACGGGCATCGTTGCGGATTTCGGCCGGAGGATCGTAACCGCGGAGGTCGAGCCAATAGGCGGGGAAAGCGCCCATGATTCGTTCTCCCGGGATGTCCTTCACGGGATCGAGGGCGTTGATGCGGGCGACCTGTTCTTCCATCTCGGCCAGGTGTTTCTTTTCCTCCTCAGAGAGCGTTCCCTTCAAACCGAGAATGTACCGTGTCTGTTGAAGCATGGTCTCCGGGAGAGGCCGGGTCAGTCCGGCCAGGGCGATGAATCCGGCCGTCCGCTCGTCCGCCGCGGCGATTCTCGGAATGAGCATCCCGCCGAGACTGTGCCCGAGAATGAAGATCCGCGAGGCATCGATGCCGTCCGTCTTTCGCAACAGATCGGCCGCGGCCAGGGCGTCCTCCACGGTCTCCTCGAAGACGGTGAGGCGGGAGGCCAGGTCGGGGTTCATGACGATTTTTTGGCCGTGGACCTTGGTCCGCTTGTCATAGCGGAGAACGGCGATGCCCCGCGAGGCCAGGCCCCAGGCGATGTCCTTGAACGGCCGGTTGGGGCCGATGGTTTCGTCACGGTCGTTGGGCCCCGATCCGTGCACAAGGACGACGGCCGGAAAAGGACCTGTCCCCTGGGGCATGGACAGGGTTCCGGGAAGCGCCCATTCGCCGTCTCCGACCTCGACTTCGGTTTCGCGGAACGACTCGGGCCGGGCATAGGACGGCGTCCGGTATTCCGTCGATTCCACATGGGGAACGAAGTTCAAACCGGCGATCTCTCCCTCGGCATTGAACACGACACGGGCGTCGAGCTTCGCCTTTTCGAACATGCAGGCGACGTAAACGATGACGTACCCTCCGGAGCGCTCAACGCGGGTGCTTGTCATCTCCTTGAACGGGCCGACCTGCTTGGCCAGGCCGTCCCGGATCATCTTGAGCATTTCGGGCGGAGCGGCCTTCTTCATGGCCTCGTCGAAGTGTCGCCCGGCGGAGATGTCGTCACCGGCGAAAAAATTCCCCACCATGTCCCTGGCCCGCTCGATCATGTCGATGCCGGTTTCGGCCTGATCGGCCTCCTGTGAGGCCGCGACAGGGATGCCGCACAGAAGACAGGCCGCCGCTCCTATCGCAAAGACCTTTTTCATATTCGATCTCCTTTCCATTTCTCTCCTCCGTGTTTCGGCCGGATATAGAGTATACACTCCGGTCCGGGAATTCATTTGATCAAAAGACGATGAGGACCAGAAGTTCCGCGACCAGGGCCGGTTTTTTCCCGCCCTCGAGTTCGAGCGTGTTTTCGAGGGTCAGAAGGCATTTGCGAAAGCCGCGTTTTTCCAGGCCCTTGAGTGCAACCCGGTTCCGGACACGACTGCCGGAGCGGACCGATGTGATGAATCGGACGCGGTTCAAGCCGTAGTTGACGGCCATGCGGAAGGTCATTTGAAACAGGGGCGTTTGGGCGAGAAAATGGGGAAGAAGAGACAGAAGGAGGAAGCCGTGAGCCACGGTCCCCCCAAGGCGGCTCTTTCCCGCCTTTTCCGCATCGATGTGGATCCACTGTCTGTCCTCAGTGCAGGCGGCGAAGGCGTCAATCCTCTCCTGGGTGACGGCGAACCATTCGGTAAGTCCGATTTCCCGGCCGACGAGGGTTTTGAGCTTCCGGGGTGTCAGTTTTTCGGTCATCGTCGGCCGTTTCCGCTGGGTTTGCTCACGGGACGTCGAAACGCTTGCGGATCATGATGTCCAGGATGGTCCGGTCGGCCTCGATCATGCCTTGGGTCGAAAGTTCGCCCAGGTTTTTCATGGTGTCCTCGGGCGAATGGGCGACGATGCCGTCCGTGCCCTTGATATCCAGCCCGTGAAGAGAGAAGAGCGCGGACTGGACGGCGTTTCCGGCCGCGGTGGCCAGCTTGAGGGCGCATCCGGCCTTGGCCCCGTCGCAAATGACGCCGGCCAGGTCGCCGACGACGTTCTTGATGGCGCCCGCGATGTGGCGGACGTTTCCTCCCATAAGGTAAGCAATGCCGGCCGTGGCCCCGGCCCCGGCGGCGATGGAGCACCCGCAGACGGCGGTCAGGCGTCCCGTGTGGGCCTTGATGTAGGCCGTGATGACATGACTCAGCCCTACGGCCCGGAGAAGCCGCGTCTCGTCGACGTCGGCGATGTAATCCCGGACCGCCCGCACCGGAAGGATG includes the following:
- a CDS encoding carboxypeptidase regulatory-like domain-containing protein: MSGNFRFATCVLLALLAANTAATAGQTGEIQGRVVEDAGHPLPGVEVTASSPNLQGSRSVVSGRSGDFRLPLLPVGAYTLTYRLEGFDTLIQKDVIVRLGAVTSLKAVLAYSETRKDIVVTAAPPLIDKTSSDTSYSITRRDIERLPAQNRTVIDAIKHAPGAMGIRYNTRRGRAIEGQPSFRGEGEEGNTWIIDGLAISGVRLRNSGVPLNMDAVEEIQVISDPFSPEYASAFGGIINMVTKSGGNDWRGDLALVFTDKSLQAGRREQLSVFSEPDRFSNANMYANAGGPIVRDKLWLFLSNNSYTNIEETRDGIYDYLFIPEGRLSTTTNNLFSKLTFSPASGHTVSLTSAFNTTLRHKGGTGVPELFDVKTFSDLVLRLNTKSILSPTTFVEAGLGRVRRNTKTEPEDRDLGPAQYFVEDLARNLNNSYGRVIDNERRTDANVRLTHHAETETFGRHELSLGLEYYDFSSRFAVDFTGQAQDLFPGNGFDAGTKYYFLSRREGFVVPSFFYEYGPVDLVNSARGLGFFFKDKVTAGRFTVMAGVRSQTQLCRDHNGEKLWSWGFSDFLSPRFTLAADLTGDGVNVLKIGWGRFSDLITTMPLGILNSGAGLSFRTYRWKGGMNPTDAELHHPDNWVFEHEQRSQPFEIASGIRPNVLSRILVEFARRLGRDWAVKARYVRAKADNLLEVLAVFDISTGYKFLFDNFEHKRRDYRGLELEVTGRIRDRFFLSASYTHALARGTNPGQMETGAWDQEEGNTNYLGFFGNHLFVPPLPGLEEFRDYVARNLGGLGGRGIGDEGWYGRLPYSVDHNVKVHAAWAAPFGIRTSAAFEFLSGYPWEKLGYVPFFGIYMSFPEGRGTRTTPAHAYLDLGLEKAFRIARSRDEAGPDFHVRLDLLNVLDSQRPLSFIKQDIPIFGQIWSRQQPRQARLTLRMNW
- a CDS encoding ROK family protein, with the protein product MTRYAVGIDLGGTKVEACLVDETRKVLDRRRIPSEPHFGKDRVVTNILKMVDAVAEGKAYEAVGIGTPGTYHPGDDIMYGAPHTPLYENPGLISLLKSRMGVPLVVENDANCLALAEYYAQCRDRYRSIMAVILGTGMGSGLILDGRLYRGPCGNAGEIGHMSVDYRGRACGCGRTGCAEAYLSGPSHSRRFRELSGDALDPRDIVRRWEEGDEKAEALFEESCRIMAEVFADCVNVLDLEAIVLGGGVSNISLWYDRVPELMEARIFGIPGRRPPLLKAVLGDSAGVIGAAYLALREMSLLDF
- a CDS encoding alpha/beta fold hydrolase encodes the protein MKKVFAIGAAACLLCGIPVAASQEADQAETGIDMIERARDMVGNFFAGDDISAGRHFDEAMKKAAPPEMLKMIRDGLAKQVGPFKEMTSTRVERSGGYVIVYVACMFEKAKLDARVVFNAEGEIAGLNFVPHVESTEYRTPSYARPESFRETEVEVGDGEWALPGTLSMPQGTGPFPAVVLVHGSGPNDRDETIGPNRPFKDIAWGLASRGIAVLRYDKRTKVHGQKIVMNPDLASRLTVFEETVEDALAAADLLRKTDGIDASRIFILGHSLGGMLIPRIAAADERTAGFIALAGLTRPLPETMLQQTRYILGLKGTLSEEEKKHLAEMEEQVARINALDPVKDIPGERIMGAFPAYWLDLRGYDPPAEIRNDARPLFILQGGRDYQVTKQDFENWKTGLEGRRKTAFKLYPKANHLFMEGEGLITPNEYLYVAGHVAEAVIDDIADWIAGRVD
- a CDS encoding MaoC family dehydratase, with product MTEKLTPRKLKTLVGREIGLTEWFAVTQERIDAFAACTEDRQWIHIDAEKAGKSRLGGTVAHGFLLLSLLPHFLAQTPLFQMTFRMAVNYGLNRVRFITSVRSGSRVRNRVALKGLEKRGFRKCLLTLENTLELEGGKKPALVAELLVLIVF